The following coding sequences are from one Peromyscus eremicus chromosome X, PerEre_H2_v1, whole genome shotgun sequence window:
- the LOC131899531 gene encoding embryonic testis differentiation protein-like isoform X2, which yields MDIEKPEASPSPPEPNMELIPSRELKGRKPSNNILIYLIDRQLGRPRNDMDLFEWVWTVT from the coding sequence ATGGATATAGAAAAGCCTGAAGCCAGTCCCAGCCCGCCAGAACCTAACATGGAGCTGATCCCGTCCAGGGAGTTAAAAGGCCGCAAGCCTTCCAATAATATACTGATCTATTTGATTGACAGGCAGCTGGGGAGGCCCAGAAATGATATGGATTTGTTTGAATGGGTTTGGACCGTAACATAA
- the LOC131899531 gene encoding embryonic testis differentiation protein-like isoform X1 → MERCKKIWVRFSWLSRGHWITPAMDIEKPEASPSPPEPNMELIPSRELKGRKPSNNILIYLIDRQLGRPRNDMDLFEWVWTVT, encoded by the exons ATGGAAAGATGTAAGAAGATATGGGTAAG GTTTTCTTGGTTGTCCCGAGGCCATTGGATAACACCAGCCATGGATATAGAAAAGCCTGAAGCCAGTCCCAGCCCGCCAGAACCTAACATGGAGCTGATCCCGTCCAGGGAGTTAAAAGGCCGCAAGCCTTCCAATAATATACTGATCTATTTGATTGACAGGCAGCTGGGGAGGCCCAGAAATGATATGGATTTGTTTGAATGGGTTTGGACCGTAACATAA